From Spirochaetota bacterium, the proteins below share one genomic window:
- the tviB gene encoding Vi polysaccharide biosynthesis UDP-N-acetylglucosamine C-6 dehydrogenase TviB yields the protein MISQQIIDSPIIAIIGLGYVGLPLAVEFSKKHKTTGFDIDHGRIEELRKGFDRTLEVNEEELGSAKGLAFTTNLRDIEDCNYYIVTVPTPIDKHKRPNLQPLLEASRIVGKVIKKGDLVIYESTVYPGCTEEECVPVIEKESGLIFNSDFFCGYSPERLNPGDRNHTVTKIVKVTSGSTSEVAEKVDILYRGIIEAGTYRASSIRVAEAAKVIENAQRDINIAFVNELAIIFNKLGINTKDVLEAAMTKWNFLPFKPGLVGGHCIGVDPYYLTHKAEELGYNPEIILAGRRINDNMGIYVANQVIKLMIQKGQKIEGAYVLVMGITFKENCPDIRNSKVIDVIDELKEYCCNVDVFDPWADKMAVREEYHLDLLDCSSSLEDKHYDAIVLAVAHDEFKKMDISSLKNNNCVVYDIKNVLSNYDDKDGLYNTL from the coding sequence GTGATTTCTCAACAAATAATTGATTCGCCTATAATAGCAATAATCGGGCTTGGATATGTCGGCCTTCCTTTGGCAGTTGAATTTAGTAAAAAGCATAAGACAACAGGTTTTGATATCGATCATGGAAGGATTGAAGAGCTAAGAAAGGGCTTTGATAGAACCCTTGAGGTTAATGAAGAGGAGTTAGGTAGTGCTAAAGGCCTTGCTTTTACAACAAATCTAAGGGACATAGAGGATTGTAATTACTATATTGTAACAGTTCCCACACCTATAGATAAACACAAAAGGCCAAATTTACAGCCCCTATTGGAGGCAAGTAGGATAGTTGGTAAGGTTATTAAAAAGGGTGACCTCGTGATTTATGAGTCTACTGTTTATCCAGGGTGCACTGAAGAGGAATGTGTTCCTGTAATAGAAAAGGAATCTGGATTGATCTTCAATAGTGACTTTTTTTGCGGTTATAGTCCAGAGAGATTGAATCCAGGAGACAGAAATCATACAGTAACCAAGATAGTAAAGGTGACATCGGGCTCTACATCAGAGGTGGCTGAAAAGGTAGATATTTTGTACAGGGGTATTATTGAAGCTGGAACCTATAGAGCCTCATCCATTAGAGTAGCGGAGGCAGCTAAGGTCATTGAGAATGCACAAAGGGATATTAACATTGCCTTTGTTAATGAACTGGCAATAATTTTTAATAAATTAGGTATTAATACCAAGGATGTGCTTGAAGCGGCCATGACTAAATGGAATTTTCTACCCTTTAAGCCAGGACTCGTTGGAGGGCACTGCATAGGAGTTGATCCATACTATCTTACGCACAAAGCGGAAGAGTTGGGTTATAACCCAGAGATCATATTAGCTGGTAGAAGAATAAATGATAATATGGGTATATATGTTGCCAATCAGGTAATAAAATTGATGATACAAAAAGGACAGAAAATTGAGGGGGCTTATGTGCTTGTAATGGGTATCACCTTTAAAGAAAACTGTCCGGATATTAGAAACTCAAAGGTAATAGATGTAATTGATGAGTTAAAGGAATATTGTTGTAATGTCGATGTATTCGATCCATGGGCGGATAAGATGGCGGTTAGGGAAGAGTATCATTTGGATTTATTGGATTGCAGCTCATCACTTGAGGATAAGCACTATGATGCGATAGTTTTAGCTGTTGCTCATGATGAATTCAAAAAAATGGATATCAGCAGCCTCAAAAATAATAACTGTGTAGTCTATGACATAAAGAATGTATTATCAAATTATGATGATAAAGATGGATTATATAATACTTTATAA
- a CDS encoding RNA-binding protein: MSVNIYVGNLAYSMTEESLQELFEQHGEVSSVKIITDRETGRSKGFGFVEMSENADAENAIQQLNDTEVQGRNIRVNVARPRNS, translated from the coding sequence ATGTCAGTTAATATTTATGTTGGTAATCTGGCATACTCAATGACAGAGGAGTCTCTGCAAGAGTTGTTTGAGCAGCATGGAGAAGTTTCATCTGTTAAGATTATCACAGATAGGGAAACAGGCAGATCAAAAGGATTTGGATTTGTAGAAATGTCTGAAAATGCTGATGCCGAAAATGCAATTCAGCAACTGAACGATACCGAAGTACAGGGTAGAAATATCAGAGTAAACGTAGCAAGGCCACGAAACTCTTAG